Proteins encoded by one window of Aphis gossypii isolate Hap1 chromosome X, ASM2018417v2, whole genome shotgun sequence:
- the LOC114128603 gene encoding 28S ribosomal protein S7, mitochondrial codes for MALFARYLRIGSTVKHGFQAFPQLSAVKYSVYPPHFSEPVYKKQELDKIYESGEIENYKLIPFKAARSNETCSIFHDPIVAKFINYMLLKGQKKLARGVLEKTFEKIKKIQLEKYNRETDPEKKASIIIDPIVILKKAIVNCKPLLKLTAVKRGGSFYQVPVPITDKESTFFAMRWFVQCGREKDKSISFADFMATELINASNNDGKVVKKKLDLHKQCEANRAYAHYRFS; via the exons ATGGCGTTATTCGCTAGGTATTTGAGGATCGGCAGTACTGTTAAGCACGG atttcAAGCATTTCCACAATTATCAGCAGttaaatatagtgtatatcCACCACATTTTTCTGAACCAGTGTACAAAAAACAAgaattagataaaatttatgaatctGGTGAGATTGAGAATTACAAACTAATACCATTTAAAGCAGCTAGAAGTAATGAAACTTGTTCTATATTCCATGATCCTATAGTTGC aaaatttataaactatatgctATTAAaaggacaaaaaaaattagccAGAGGAGTCTTGGAAAAA acctttgaaaaaataaagaagatACAGTTAGAAAAGTATAACCGAGAAACTGATCCTGAAAAAAAAGcttcaataattatagatcCTATAGTTATACTGAAAAAAGCAATTGTTAACTGTAAACCACTTTTGAAATTAACTGCAGTAAAACGAGGAGGATCTTTTTACCAG gtTCCAGTTCCAATAACAGATAAAGAATCTACATTTTTTGCGATGAGATGGTTTGTACAATGCGGACGTGAAAAAGACAAATCCATTAGTTTTGCTGACTTTATGGCTACCGAATTAATCAACGCATCCAATAATGAT gGAAAAGTTGTAAAAAAGAAACTGGATTTGCATAAACAATGTGAAGCAAACAGAGCATACGCCCACTACCGTTTTAGTTAA
- the LOC126552196 gene encoding sodium-dependent proline transporter-like isoform X1 has product MNTNYESGVLQNKHPRFKILQLQNYVIDYDTGGFVKFKLYENSKSRPLPEEKQRSSFDGYMDYLLYCFSLTGSLANLTRFPYLAYSYNGCSFLIKFLILVLLIGVPWCFMEIAVGQYSGRGPTVIGDMVPIGKGVAVAMGYICFLNVICYSPIQSRCLYYMFWSLLRFDYLPWEQCSSMNDSLCITNDRYLEKCGHKSVGLDLQVPAENFYQYKIVEMDGGFLYGGVGKFNEPLLTCLAISWAINYLLLTASNKSMQYVKIFGSIAPFALLAFVSSAIMTDNDAWGGFNLLFDTSTIDFLDLQAFIFQSWRRAAEQVLYSLDVGTGHLIIYGANRSFHNNILGGVLLVTLLDTICAVTATIVVFGTANIVACKYHIQFSMVFKSGPGMFFVCISRVLADLPLPRLMSFISFFTLFVICILTQLSFLNPVIYLWNVYFPNHSHEQPHRRACILCGAMFILSLVTVTNGGEMIISILDDIGSAMGILMITTFEVILIFGIYGVSEFCVDLAFMSNKPPSILLKLLFIGGPVFTINIMLACSFSWISPSFQNVSYPLTMYIIAWIAAMLTLMIMMFTAIYTIVKFARKKNFFGSFEPTDRWVPDLNDLLINNELNSMQFEEEKMIYDDSNQLIFGIGKPKICTKIDKATQTNETNNQQLEHIGISNHLLQQFYLEILKTTNTPFEIERRHNETQVLAWNNTRCTEHLVEIGLMEKYTQTD; this is encoded by the exons atgaatactaATTATGAAAGCGGTgtactacaaaataaacatcctagatttaaaatactacaattacaaaattacgTTATTGATTACGATACCGGAGGATTTGTAAAGTTTAAGCTctatgaaaattcaaaatcacgACCG CTACCAGAAGAGAAACAACGTAGCAGTTTTGACGGCTATATGGACTATTTACTTTACTGCTTCAGTTTGACTGGAAGTCTAGCCAACTTAACAAGATTCCCATACTTAGCATATTCATACAATGGAT GCTCATTTTTGATCAAATTCTTGATACTGGTCTTGCTGATCGGTGTTCCGTGGTGTTTCATGGAAATCGCCGTTGGTCAGTATTCGGGCAGAGGTCCGACGGTGATTGGCGACATGGTGCCCATCGGAAAAG GCGTAGCGGTGGCCATGGGTTACATCTGTTTTTTAAACGTTATCTGTTATAGCCCCATACAATCTAGATGTCTCTATTACATGTTTTGGTCGTTGCTGAGATTCGATTATCTGCCATGGGAGCAGTGTTCGTCCATGAACGACTCATTGTGCATAACCAATGACAGGTACCTGGAAAAATGCGGGCACAAGTCGGTTGGTCTCGATTTGCAAGTGCCCGCCGAGAATTTCTATCA gtataaaattgtaGAGATGGACGGAGGCTTTCTCTACGGTGGAGTCGGTAAATTCAACGAACCATTATTGACTTGTCTTGCAATTTCATGGGCCATCAACTACCTATTACTTACTGCATCCAATAAATCGATGCAATAC GTGAAGATTTTCGGTTCGATCGCGCCGTTTGCTTTGCTAGCGTTCGTGTCGTCCGCCATAATGACCGACAACGATGCATGGGGTGGTTTTAATCTACTGTTTGACACGAGTACAATCGACTTTCTAGACCTTCAG GCGTTTATATTTCAGTCGTGGCGGAGGGCCGCGGAACAAGTGCTGTACTCTTTGGATGTCGGCACAGGCCACTTGATCATTTACGGAGCGAACCGCAGTTTTCACAACAACATATTAGGTGGAGTGCTTTTGGTAACTTTGCTGGACACTATTTGTGCCGTGACCGCTACTATAGTCGTATTCGGTACGGCAAATATCGTAGCTTGTAAATATCACATCCAGTTCAGTATGGTGTTTAAATCCG gTCCTGGTATGTTTTTTGTCTGTATCTCACGTGTCCTCGCCGATCTACCCTTACCGAGATTGATGAGTTTCATATCGTTTTTTACTTTGTTTGTCATCTGCATACTTACACAG CTATCCTTCTTGAATCCTGTGATTTATTTATGGAACGTTTATTTCCCAAACCACAGCCATGAACAACCTCACAGACGCGCTTGTATATTGTGTGGCGCGATGTTCATACTATCGTTAGTAACAGTGACTAAT gGAGGTGAAatgattatatcaatattggaTGATATAGGATCTGCCATGGGAATACTCATGATCACAACTTTTGaagttatattgatatttggcATTTATGGTGTAAGCGAATTTTGCGTCGATCTGGCGTTCATGTCGAATAAGCCACCTTCTATCCTACTGAAGTTACTGTTCATCGGTGGTCCGGTGTTTACGATC AACATTATGCTTGCATGTAGTTTCTCTTGGATTTCGCCGAGTTTTCAGAATGTAAGTTATCCACTAACGATGTACATAATAGCATGGATAGCAGCAATGTTAACGTTAATGATAATGATGTTCACGGCTATTTACACAATTGTCAAATTCGcaagaaaaaaa AATTTTTTTGGATCATTCGAACCTACTGATCGATGGGTACCTGACctaaatgatttattgattaataatgaaCTGAACTCAATGCAAtttgaagaagaaaaaatgatttatgacGATTCTAACCAGTTAATATTTGGGATTGGAAAACCTAAAATATGCACAAAAATAGACAAAGCAACACAAAcaaatgaaacaaataatcaACAGTTAG aaCATATTGGAAtatcaaatcatttattacaacaattttatttggaaATATTGAAGACCACTAATACACCGTTTGAGATTGAAAGGAGACATAATGAAACCCAAGTACTTGCTTGGAACAACACGAGATGCACGGAACATTTAGTTGAAATAGGACTAATGGAAAAATATACTCAAACTGACTAG
- the LOC126552196 gene encoding sodium-dependent proline transporter-like isoform X2, which yields MNTNYESGVLQNKHPRFKILQLQNYVIDYDTGGFVKFKLYENSKSRPLPEEKQRSSFDGYMDYLLYCFSLTGSLANLTRFPYLAYSYNGCSFLIKFLILVLLIGVPWCFMEIAVGQYSGRGPTVIGDMVPIGKGVAVAMGYICFLNVICYSPIQSRCLYYMFWSLLRFDYLPWEQCSSMNDSLCITNDRYLEKCGHKSVGLDLQVPAENFYQYKIVEMDGGFLYGGVGKFNEPLLTCLAISWAINYLLLTASNKSMQYVKIFGSIAPFALLAFVSSAIMTDNDAWGGFNLLFDTSTIDFLDLQSWRRAAEQVLYSLDVGTGHLIIYGANRSFHNNILGGVLLVTLLDTICAVTATIVVFGTANIVACKYHIQFSMVFKSGPGMFFVCISRVLADLPLPRLMSFISFFTLFVICILTQLSFLNPVIYLWNVYFPNHSHEQPHRRACILCGAMFILSLVTVTNGGEMIISILDDIGSAMGILMITTFEVILIFGIYGVSEFCVDLAFMSNKPPSILLKLLFIGGPVFTINIMLACSFSWISPSFQNVSYPLTMYIIAWIAAMLTLMIMMFTAIYTIVKFARKKNFFGSFEPTDRWVPDLNDLLINNELNSMQFEEEKMIYDDSNQLIFGIGKPKICTKIDKATQTNETNNQQLEHIGISNHLLQQFYLEILKTTNTPFEIERRHNETQVLAWNNTRCTEHLVEIGLMEKYTQTD from the exons atgaatactaATTATGAAAGCGGTgtactacaaaataaacatcctagatttaaaatactacaattacaaaattacgTTATTGATTACGATACCGGAGGATTTGTAAAGTTTAAGCTctatgaaaattcaaaatcacgACCG CTACCAGAAGAGAAACAACGTAGCAGTTTTGACGGCTATATGGACTATTTACTTTACTGCTTCAGTTTGACTGGAAGTCTAGCCAACTTAACAAGATTCCCATACTTAGCATATTCATACAATGGAT GCTCATTTTTGATCAAATTCTTGATACTGGTCTTGCTGATCGGTGTTCCGTGGTGTTTCATGGAAATCGCCGTTGGTCAGTATTCGGGCAGAGGTCCGACGGTGATTGGCGACATGGTGCCCATCGGAAAAG GCGTAGCGGTGGCCATGGGTTACATCTGTTTTTTAAACGTTATCTGTTATAGCCCCATACAATCTAGATGTCTCTATTACATGTTTTGGTCGTTGCTGAGATTCGATTATCTGCCATGGGAGCAGTGTTCGTCCATGAACGACTCATTGTGCATAACCAATGACAGGTACCTGGAAAAATGCGGGCACAAGTCGGTTGGTCTCGATTTGCAAGTGCCCGCCGAGAATTTCTATCA gtataaaattgtaGAGATGGACGGAGGCTTTCTCTACGGTGGAGTCGGTAAATTCAACGAACCATTATTGACTTGTCTTGCAATTTCATGGGCCATCAACTACCTATTACTTACTGCATCCAATAAATCGATGCAATAC GTGAAGATTTTCGGTTCGATCGCGCCGTTTGCTTTGCTAGCGTTCGTGTCGTCCGCCATAATGACCGACAACGATGCATGGGGTGGTTTTAATCTACTGTTTGACACGAGTACAATCGACTTTCTAGACCTTCAG TCGTGGCGGAGGGCCGCGGAACAAGTGCTGTACTCTTTGGATGTCGGCACAGGCCACTTGATCATTTACGGAGCGAACCGCAGTTTTCACAACAACATATTAGGTGGAGTGCTTTTGGTAACTTTGCTGGACACTATTTGTGCCGTGACCGCTACTATAGTCGTATTCGGTACGGCAAATATCGTAGCTTGTAAATATCACATCCAGTTCAGTATGGTGTTTAAATCCG gTCCTGGTATGTTTTTTGTCTGTATCTCACGTGTCCTCGCCGATCTACCCTTACCGAGATTGATGAGTTTCATATCGTTTTTTACTTTGTTTGTCATCTGCATACTTACACAG CTATCCTTCTTGAATCCTGTGATTTATTTATGGAACGTTTATTTCCCAAACCACAGCCATGAACAACCTCACAGACGCGCTTGTATATTGTGTGGCGCGATGTTCATACTATCGTTAGTAACAGTGACTAAT gGAGGTGAAatgattatatcaatattggaTGATATAGGATCTGCCATGGGAATACTCATGATCACAACTTTTGaagttatattgatatttggcATTTATGGTGTAAGCGAATTTTGCGTCGATCTGGCGTTCATGTCGAATAAGCCACCTTCTATCCTACTGAAGTTACTGTTCATCGGTGGTCCGGTGTTTACGATC AACATTATGCTTGCATGTAGTTTCTCTTGGATTTCGCCGAGTTTTCAGAATGTAAGTTATCCACTAACGATGTACATAATAGCATGGATAGCAGCAATGTTAACGTTAATGATAATGATGTTCACGGCTATTTACACAATTGTCAAATTCGcaagaaaaaaa AATTTTTTTGGATCATTCGAACCTACTGATCGATGGGTACCTGACctaaatgatttattgattaataatgaaCTGAACTCAATGCAAtttgaagaagaaaaaatgatttatgacGATTCTAACCAGTTAATATTTGGGATTGGAAAACCTAAAATATGCACAAAAATAGACAAAGCAACACAAAcaaatgaaacaaataatcaACAGTTAG aaCATATTGGAAtatcaaatcatttattacaacaattttatttggaaATATTGAAGACCACTAATACACCGTTTGAGATTGAAAGGAGACATAATGAAACCCAAGTACTTGCTTGGAACAACACGAGATGCACGGAACATTTAGTTGAAATAGGACTAATGGAAAAATATACTCAAACTGACTAG
- the LOC126552196 gene encoding sodium-dependent proline transporter-like isoform X3 yields MLIFDQILDTGLADRCSVVFHGNRRWSVFGQRSDGDWRHGAHRKSPIQSRCLYYMFWSLLRFDYLPWEQCSSMNDSLCITNDRYLEKCGHKSVGLDLQVPAENFYQYKIVEMDGGFLYGGVGKFNEPLLTCLAISWAINYLLLTASNKSMQYVKIFGSIAPFALLAFVSSAIMTDNDAWGGFNLLFDTSTIDFLDLQAFIFQSWRRAAEQVLYSLDVGTGHLIIYGANRSFHNNILGGVLLVTLLDTICAVTATIVVFGTANIVACKYHIQFSMVFKSGPGMFFVCISRVLADLPLPRLMSFISFFTLFVICILTQLSFLNPVIYLWNVYFPNHSHEQPHRRACILCGAMFILSLVTVTNGGEMIISILDDIGSAMGILMITTFEVILIFGIYGVSEFCVDLAFMSNKPPSILLKLLFIGGPVFTINIMLACSFSWISPSFQNVSYPLTMYIIAWIAAMLTLMIMMFTAIYTIVKFARKKNFFGSFEPTDRWVPDLNDLLINNELNSMQFEEEKMIYDDSNQLIFGIGKPKICTKIDKATQTNETNNQQLEHIGISNHLLQQFYLEILKTTNTPFEIERRHNETQVLAWNNTRCTEHLVEIGLMEKYTQTD; encoded by the exons AT GCTCATTTTTGATCAAATTCTTGATACTGGTCTTGCTGATCGGTGTTCCGTGGTGTTTCATGGAAATCGCCGTTGGTCAGTATTCGGGCAGAGGTCCGACGGTGATTGGCGACATGGTGCCCATCGGAAAAG CCCCATACAATCTAGATGTCTCTATTACATGTTTTGGTCGTTGCTGAGATTCGATTATCTGCCATGGGAGCAGTGTTCGTCCATGAACGACTCATTGTGCATAACCAATGACAGGTACCTGGAAAAATGCGGGCACAAGTCGGTTGGTCTCGATTTGCAAGTGCCCGCCGAGAATTTCTATCA gtataaaattgtaGAGATGGACGGAGGCTTTCTCTACGGTGGAGTCGGTAAATTCAACGAACCATTATTGACTTGTCTTGCAATTTCATGGGCCATCAACTACCTATTACTTACTGCATCCAATAAATCGATGCAATAC GTGAAGATTTTCGGTTCGATCGCGCCGTTTGCTTTGCTAGCGTTCGTGTCGTCCGCCATAATGACCGACAACGATGCATGGGGTGGTTTTAATCTACTGTTTGACACGAGTACAATCGACTTTCTAGACCTTCAG GCGTTTATATTTCAGTCGTGGCGGAGGGCCGCGGAACAAGTGCTGTACTCTTTGGATGTCGGCACAGGCCACTTGATCATTTACGGAGCGAACCGCAGTTTTCACAACAACATATTAGGTGGAGTGCTTTTGGTAACTTTGCTGGACACTATTTGTGCCGTGACCGCTACTATAGTCGTATTCGGTACGGCAAATATCGTAGCTTGTAAATATCACATCCAGTTCAGTATGGTGTTTAAATCCG gTCCTGGTATGTTTTTTGTCTGTATCTCACGTGTCCTCGCCGATCTACCCTTACCGAGATTGATGAGTTTCATATCGTTTTTTACTTTGTTTGTCATCTGCATACTTACACAG CTATCCTTCTTGAATCCTGTGATTTATTTATGGAACGTTTATTTCCCAAACCACAGCCATGAACAACCTCACAGACGCGCTTGTATATTGTGTGGCGCGATGTTCATACTATCGTTAGTAACAGTGACTAAT gGAGGTGAAatgattatatcaatattggaTGATATAGGATCTGCCATGGGAATACTCATGATCACAACTTTTGaagttatattgatatttggcATTTATGGTGTAAGCGAATTTTGCGTCGATCTGGCGTTCATGTCGAATAAGCCACCTTCTATCCTACTGAAGTTACTGTTCATCGGTGGTCCGGTGTTTACGATC AACATTATGCTTGCATGTAGTTTCTCTTGGATTTCGCCGAGTTTTCAGAATGTAAGTTATCCACTAACGATGTACATAATAGCATGGATAGCAGCAATGTTAACGTTAATGATAATGATGTTCACGGCTATTTACACAATTGTCAAATTCGcaagaaaaaaa AATTTTTTTGGATCATTCGAACCTACTGATCGATGGGTACCTGACctaaatgatttattgattaataatgaaCTGAACTCAATGCAAtttgaagaagaaaaaatgatttatgacGATTCTAACCAGTTAATATTTGGGATTGGAAAACCTAAAATATGCACAAAAATAGACAAAGCAACACAAAcaaatgaaacaaataatcaACAGTTAG aaCATATTGGAAtatcaaatcatttattacaacaattttatttggaaATATTGAAGACCACTAATACACCGTTTGAGATTGAAAGGAGACATAATGAAACCCAAGTACTTGCTTGGAACAACACGAGATGCACGGAACATTTAGTTGAAATAGGACTAATGGAAAAATATACTCAAACTGACTAG